A region from the Prionailurus viverrinus isolate Anna chromosome E2, UM_Priviv_1.0, whole genome shotgun sequence genome encodes:
- the RPL13A gene encoding 60S ribosomal protein L13a isoform X2, translating to MNTNPSRGPYHFRAPSRIFWRTVRGMLPHKTKRGQAALDRLKVFDGIPPPYDKKKRMVVPAALKVVRLKPTRKFAYLGRLAHEVGWKYQAVTATLEEKRKEKAKIHYRKKKQLVRLRKQAEKNVEGKINKYTEVLKTHGLLV from the exons ATGAACACCAACCCATCCCGAGGCCCCTACCACTTCCGCGCGCCCAGCCGCATCTTCTGGCGGACGGTGCGAG GCATGCTGCCCCACAAGACCAAGCGAGGCCAGGCCGCCCTGGACCGCCTCAAGGTGTTTGATGGGATCCCGCCCCCCTACGACAAG AAAAAGCGGATGGTGGTTCCCGCCGCCCTCAAAGTTGTGCGGCTGAAGCCTACACGGAAG TTTGcttacctggggcgcctggctcacGAGGTTGGCTGGAAGTACCAGGCAGTAACGGCCACCCTGGAGGAGAAGCGGAAGGAGAAGGCCAAGATCCATTACCGGAAGAAGAAGCAGCTTGTG AGGCTACGGAAACAGGCCGAAAAGAACGTGGAGGGGAAAATCAACAAATACACAGAGGTCCTCAAGACCCACGGACTCCTGGTCTGA
- the ALDH16A1 gene encoding aldehyde dehydrogenase family 16 member A1 isoform X2 has protein sequence MAATHAQRSTREIFTTLEYGPVPESHACALAWLDTQDRHLGHYVNGKWLKPEHRNSVPCRDPVTGENLASCPQAQAEDVAAAVEAARTAWENWSGLPGASRAQYLTRLAKMIQKHQRLLWTLESLVTGRAVREVRDRDIPLAQQLLQCHAVQAYTQEETLAGWEPMGVIGLILSPTFSFLEMMWRICPALAVGCTVVVLVPPGSPTPLLLAQLAGELGSFPGILNVINGPASLGPILASQPGVQKVTFCGAVEEGRVLRRTLAGQGAELGLALGAESLLVLTEAADVDSAVEGVVDAAWSDRSAGGLRLLIQESVWDETMRRLQERMARLRGGRGLDGAVDMGARGAAAYDLAQRYVREAQSQGAQVFQAGDVPSVSPFFPPTLVSDLPPASPCTQAEVPWPVVVASPFRTAKEALAVANGTPRGGSASVWSERLGQALELGSGLRVGTVWINAHGLRHPEVPTGGCKESGSSWHGGPDGLYEYLRPSGTPARLPSLSENLNYDTFGLAVPLTLPSGPEIGPSPAAPYGLFIGGRFQAPGARSSRCIQDSKGNLHAYVAEGGAKDIRGAVEAAHQAAPGWVSQPPGARASLLWALASALERREPALASALERHGVELKSAKVEVELSAKRLRAWGARAQAQGHLLQVAELRGPVLRLREPLGVLAIVCPDEWPLLAFASLLAAALAHGNTVVLVPSGVCPIPALEVCQDMATLLPAGLVNVVTGDRDHLTRCLALHQDVQALWYFGSAQGSQFVEWASAGNLKPVWVNRGRPRAWDQEAQGAGPELGLRAARTKALWLPMGD, from the exons ATGGCTGCGACGCACGCACAGCGCAGCACCCGAGAGATCTTCACCACGCTGGAGTACGGACCCGTGCCTGAGAGCCACGCATGCGCATTG gcctggctggACACCCAAGACCGGCACTTGGGTCACTATGTAAATGGAAAGTGGCTAAAGCCGGAACACAGGAATTCAGTACCTTGCCGGGATCCTGTCACAG GAGAGAACTTGGCCAGTTGCCCCCAGGCACAGGCTGAGGATGTGGCGGCAGCCGTGGAGGCAGCAAGGACTGCGTGGGAGAACTGGAGCGGACTCCCTGGAGCCTCTCGGGCCCAGTACCTGACCAG GCTGGCCAAGATGATCCAGAAGCACCAGCGGCTACTTTGGACCCTGGAGTCCCTGGTGACCGGGAGAGCCGTTCGAGAGGTTCGAGACAGGGATATCCCACTGGCCCAGCAGCTACTCCAATGCCATGCAGTCCAGGCATACACCCAGGAGGAGACGCTGGCAGGCTGGGAGCCCATGG GAGTGATTGGTCTCATCTTGTCACCCACGTTCTCCTTCCTTGAGATGATGTGGAGGATTTGCCCTGCCTTGGCTGTGG GGTGCACTGTGGTGGTGCTGGTGCCCCCAGGCTCTCCAACACCCCTCCTCCTGGCCCAGCTGGCAGGGGAGCTAGGCTCCTTCCCAGGAATCCTCAACGTGATCAACGGCcctgcctccctgggccccaTCCTGGCCTCCCAGCCTGGAGTCCAGAAGGTGACCTTCTGTGGAGCCGTCGAG GAAGGACGTGTCCTTCGGCGGACCCTGGCGGGTCAGGGTGCTGAGCTGGGCCTGGCACTGGGGGCCGAGTCGCTGCTGGTGCTGACGGAGGCAGCGGACGTGGACTCGGCGGTGGAGGGCGTCGTGGATGCAGCCTGGTCCGACCGCAGCGCG GGGGGACTCCGGCTCCTCATCCAGGAGTCCGTATGGGACGAGACGATGAGGCGGCTTCAGGAGCGCATGGCACGGCTTCGGGGCGGTCGAGGGTTGGACGGCGCTGTGGACATGGGGGCTCGAGGGGCTGCCGCATATGACCTGGCCCAGCGCTACGTGCGCGAGGCCCAGAGTCAGGGCGCACAG gTGTTCCAGGCTGGCGATGTTCCCTCAGTCAGCCCATTCTTCCCCCCAACTTTGGTCTCTGacctgcccccagcctccccaTGTACCCAGGCAGAG GTGCCCTGGCCTGTGGTCGTGGCCTCCCCATTCCGCACAGCTAAGGAGGCACTGGCCGTGGCCAACGGGACGCCCCGAGGAGGCAGTGCCAGTGTGTGGAGCGAGAGACTAGGGCAGGCCTTGGAGCTGGGCTCTGG GCTCCGGGTGGGCACGGTCTGGATCAACGCCCACGGCCTTAGACACCCCGAAGTGCCCACAGGTGGCTGCAAGGAGAGTGGGTCTTCCTGGCACGGGGGCCCAGAC gGTCTGTATGAGTATCTGCGGCCCTCCGGGACCCCTGCCCGGCTGCCTTCCCTTTCTGAGAATCTGAACTATGACACCTTTGGCCTTGCTGTCCCCCTGACCCTACCATCTGGGCCTGAAATAGGACCCAG CCCAGCGGCCCCCTATGGGCTCTTCATCGGGGGCCGTTTCCAAGCTCCTGGGGCCCGGAGCTCCAGATGCATCCAGGATTCGAAAGGCAATCTCCATGCCTACGTGGCTGAGGGCGGAGCCAAGGATATCCGAGGTGCCGTGGAGGCCGCTCACCAGGCTGCCCCTGG CTGGGTGAGCCAGCCACCAGGAGCCCGGGCGTCCCTGCTGTGGGCCCTGGCATCTGCACTGGAGCGCCGGGAGCCTGCCCTCGCCTCGGCGCTGGAGAGGCACGGAGTGGAGCTCAAGAGCGCCAAGGTGGAGGTGGAGCTTAGCGCGAAGCGGCTGCGGGCGTGGGGGGCCCGCGCCCAGGCCCAAGGCCACCTCTTGCAG gtggcagagctgagaggCCCTGTGCTCCGGCTGCGGGAGCCGCTGGGCGTGCTGGCTATCGTGTGCCCTGATGAGTGGCCCCTGCTTGCCTTTGCGTCCCTGCTGGCCGCCGCCCTGGCCCATGGCAACACCGTGGTCTTGGTGCCCAGCGGGGTCTGCCCCATCCCCGCGTTGGAGGTCTGCCAG GATATGGCCACCTTGTTGCCAGCGGGCCTGGTGAATGTGGTGACTGGAGACCGGGACCACCTGACCCGCTGCCTGGCCTTGCACCAGGACGTCCAGGCCCTGTGGTATTTCGGATCTGCCCAG GGCTCCCAGTTTGTGGAGTGGGCCTCAGCAGGAAACCTGAAGCCGGTGTGGGTGAACAGGGGCCGCCCTCGGGCCTGGGATCAGGAAGCCCAGGGAGCAGGCCCAGAGCTGGGGCTGCGGGCAGCACGGACCAAGGCCCTGTGGCTGCCCATGGGCGACTGA
- the FLT3LG gene encoding fms-related tyrosine kinase 3 ligand isoform X4, which yields MIVLAPAWSPTTSLLLLLLLSPGLRGSPDCSFSHSPISSTFKVTIRKLSDYLLQDYPVTVASNLQDDELCGPFWHLVLAQRWMGRLKAVAGSQMQSLLEAVNTEIHFVTLCAFQPLPSCLRFVQTNISHLLQDTSEQLAALKPWITRRNFSGCLELQCQPADSSTPLPPRSPRALEATALPAPQAPLLLLLLLLPVALLLMSAAWCLHWRRRRWRTPYPREQRKTLRPRERNHLPEDTEPGLGESQLETGSFLDHAAPLTLPPGWRQRQPPTPAPDPPIPLCTKSLSPGNCI from the exons ATGATAGTGCTGGcgccagcctggagcccaact AcctccctgctgctgctgctactgctcaGCCCTGGCCTCCGCGGGTCCCCCGACTGTTCCTTCAGCCACAGCCCCATCTCCTCCACCTTCAAGGTCACCATCCGAAAGCTG TCTGATTACCTGCTTCAGGATTACCCAGTCACCGTCGCCTCCAACCTACAGGAC GACGAGCTCTGTGGGCCATTCTGGCACCTGGTCCTGGCCCAGCGCTGGATGGGTCGGCTCAAGGCTGTGGCTGGGTCCCAGATGCAAAGCCTGCTGGAGGCGGTCAACACCGAGATACATTTTGTCACCTTGTGTGCCTTCCAG cccctccccagctgtctTCGATTCGTCCAGACCAACATCTCCCACCTCCTGCAGGACACCTCCGAGCAGCTGGCGGCCTTGAAGCCCTGGATCACCCGCAGGaatttctcggggtgcctggagcTACAGTGTCAGCCCG cAGACTCCTCCACCCCACTGCCCCCAAGGAGCCCCAGGGCCTTGGAGGCCACAGCCCTGCCAGCCCCTCAGGCCCCTCTGCTGCTCCTCCTGCTGCTGTTGCCTGTGGCTCTCTTGCTGATGTCCGCTGCCTGGTGCCTGCACTGGCGAAGGAGGAGATGGAGAACGCCCTACCCCAGGGAGCAG AGgaagacactgaggcccagagagaggaatcACCTGCCCGAGGACACAGAGCCGGGACTCGGAGAAAGTCAGCTAGAGACTGGTTCCTTCCTCGACCACGCTGCCCCGCTCACTCTCCCCCCAGGATGGAGGCAACGCCAGCCCCCCACGCCAGCCCCAGACCCACCTATCCCCCTCTGTACAAAGTCCTTGTCCCCAGGAAATTGTATATAA
- the FLT3LG gene encoding fms-related tyrosine kinase 3 ligand isoform X3, whose product MIVLAPAWSPTTSLLLLLLLSPGLRGSPDCSFSHSPISSTFKVTIRKLSDYLLQDYPVTVASNLQDDELCGPFWHLVLAQRWMGRLKAVAGSQMQSLLEAVNTEIHFVTLCAFQDTSEQLAALKPWITRRNFSGCLELQCQPDSSTPLPPRSPRALEATALPAPQAPLLLLLLLLPVALLLMSAAWCLHWRRRRWRTPYPREQRKTLRPRERNHLPEDTEPGLGESQLETGSFLDHAAPLTLPPGWRQRQPPTPAPDPPIPLCTKSLSPGNCI is encoded by the exons ATGATAGTGCTGGcgccagcctggagcccaact AcctccctgctgctgctgctactgctcaGCCCTGGCCTCCGCGGGTCCCCCGACTGTTCCTTCAGCCACAGCCCCATCTCCTCCACCTTCAAGGTCACCATCCGAAAGCTG TCTGATTACCTGCTTCAGGATTACCCAGTCACCGTCGCCTCCAACCTACAGGAC GACGAGCTCTGTGGGCCATTCTGGCACCTGGTCCTGGCCCAGCGCTGGATGGGTCGGCTCAAGGCTGTGGCTGGGTCCCAGATGCAAAGCCTGCTGGAGGCGGTCAACACCGAGATACATTTTGTCACCTTGTGTGCCTTCCAG GACACCTCCGAGCAGCTGGCGGCCTTGAAGCCCTGGATCACCCGCAGGaatttctcggggtgcctggagcTACAGTGTCAGCCCG ACTCCTCCACCCCACTGCCCCCAAGGAGCCCCAGGGCCTTGGAGGCCACAGCCCTGCCAGCCCCTCAGGCCCCTCTGCTGCTCCTCCTGCTGCTGTTGCCTGTGGCTCTCTTGCTGATGTCCGCTGCCTGGTGCCTGCACTGGCGAAGGAGGAGATGGAGAACGCCCTACCCCAGGGAGCAG AGgaagacactgaggcccagagagaggaatcACCTGCCCGAGGACACAGAGCCGGGACTCGGAGAAAGTCAGCTAGAGACTGGTTCCTTCCTCGACCACGCTGCCCCGCTCACTCTCCCCCCAGGATGGAGGCAACGCCAGCCCCCCACGCCAGCCCCAGACCCACCTATCCCCCTCTGTACAAAGTCCTTGTCCCCAGGAAATTGTATATAA
- the FLT3LG gene encoding fms-related tyrosine kinase 3 ligand isoform X1, with amino-acid sequence MIVLAPAWSPTTSLLLLLLLSPGLRGSPDCSFSHSPISSTFKVTIRKLSDYLLQDYPVTVASNLQDDELCGPFWHLVLAQRWMGRLKAVAGSQMQSLLEAVNTEIHFVTLCAFQPLPSCLRFVQTNISHLLQDTSEQLAALKPWITRRNFSGCLELQCQPDSSTPLPPRSPRALEATALPAPQAPLLLLLLLLPVALLLMSAAWCLHWRRRRWRTPYPREQRKTLRPRERNHLPEDTEPGLGESQLETGSFLDHAAPLTLPPGWRQRQPPTPAPDPPIPLCTKSLSPGNCI; translated from the exons ATGATAGTGCTGGcgccagcctggagcccaact AcctccctgctgctgctgctactgctcaGCCCTGGCCTCCGCGGGTCCCCCGACTGTTCCTTCAGCCACAGCCCCATCTCCTCCACCTTCAAGGTCACCATCCGAAAGCTG TCTGATTACCTGCTTCAGGATTACCCAGTCACCGTCGCCTCCAACCTACAGGAC GACGAGCTCTGTGGGCCATTCTGGCACCTGGTCCTGGCCCAGCGCTGGATGGGTCGGCTCAAGGCTGTGGCTGGGTCCCAGATGCAAAGCCTGCTGGAGGCGGTCAACACCGAGATACATTTTGTCACCTTGTGTGCCTTCCAG cccctccccagctgtctTCGATTCGTCCAGACCAACATCTCCCACCTCCTGCAGGACACCTCCGAGCAGCTGGCGGCCTTGAAGCCCTGGATCACCCGCAGGaatttctcggggtgcctggagcTACAGTGTCAGCCCG ACTCCTCCACCCCACTGCCCCCAAGGAGCCCCAGGGCCTTGGAGGCCACAGCCCTGCCAGCCCCTCAGGCCCCTCTGCTGCTCCTCCTGCTGCTGTTGCCTGTGGCTCTCTTGCTGATGTCCGCTGCCTGGTGCCTGCACTGGCGAAGGAGGAGATGGAGAACGCCCTACCCCAGGGAGCAG AGgaagacactgaggcccagagagaggaatcACCTGCCCGAGGACACAGAGCCGGGACTCGGAGAAAGTCAGCTAGAGACTGGTTCCTTCCTCGACCACGCTGCCCCGCTCACTCTCCCCCCAGGATGGAGGCAACGCCAGCCCCCCACGCCAGCCCCAGACCCACCTATCCCCCTCTGTACAAAGTCCTTGTCCCCAGGAAATTGTATATAA
- the ALDH16A1 gene encoding aldehyde dehydrogenase family 16 member A1 isoform X1, whose amino-acid sequence MAATHAQRSTREIFTTLEYGPVPESHACALAWLDTQDRHLGHYVNGKWLKPEHRNSVPCRDPVTGENLASCPQAQAEDVAAAVEAARTAWENWSGLPGASRAQYLTRLAKMIQKHQRLLWTLESLVTGRAVREVRDRDIPLAQQLLQCHAVQAYTQEETLAGWEPMGVIGLILSPTFSFLEMMWRICPALAVGSLHCPPFPGCTVVVLVPPGSPTPLLLAQLAGELGSFPGILNVINGPASLGPILASQPGVQKVTFCGAVEEGRVLRRTLAGQGAELGLALGAESLLVLTEAADVDSAVEGVVDAAWSDRSAGGLRLLIQESVWDETMRRLQERMARLRGGRGLDGAVDMGARGAAAYDLAQRYVREAQSQGAQVFQAGDVPSVSPFFPPTLVSDLPPASPCTQAEVPWPVVVASPFRTAKEALAVANGTPRGGSASVWSERLGQALELGSGLRVGTVWINAHGLRHPEVPTGGCKESGSSWHGGPDGLYEYLRPSGTPARLPSLSENLNYDTFGLAVPLTLPSGPEIGPSPAAPYGLFIGGRFQAPGARSSRCIQDSKGNLHAYVAEGGAKDIRGAVEAAHQAAPGWVSQPPGARASLLWALASALERREPALASALERHGVELKSAKVEVELSAKRLRAWGARAQAQGHLLQVAELRGPVLRLREPLGVLAIVCPDEWPLLAFASLLAAALAHGNTVVLVPSGVCPIPALEVCQDMATLLPAGLVNVVTGDRDHLTRCLALHQDVQALWYFGSAQGSQFVEWASAGNLKPVWVNRGRPRAWDQEAQGAGPELGLRAARTKALWLPMGD is encoded by the exons ATGGCTGCGACGCACGCACAGCGCAGCACCCGAGAGATCTTCACCACGCTGGAGTACGGACCCGTGCCTGAGAGCCACGCATGCGCATTG gcctggctggACACCCAAGACCGGCACTTGGGTCACTATGTAAATGGAAAGTGGCTAAAGCCGGAACACAGGAATTCAGTACCTTGCCGGGATCCTGTCACAG GAGAGAACTTGGCCAGTTGCCCCCAGGCACAGGCTGAGGATGTGGCGGCAGCCGTGGAGGCAGCAAGGACTGCGTGGGAGAACTGGAGCGGACTCCCTGGAGCCTCTCGGGCCCAGTACCTGACCAG GCTGGCCAAGATGATCCAGAAGCACCAGCGGCTACTTTGGACCCTGGAGTCCCTGGTGACCGGGAGAGCCGTTCGAGAGGTTCGAGACAGGGATATCCCACTGGCCCAGCAGCTACTCCAATGCCATGCAGTCCAGGCATACACCCAGGAGGAGACGCTGGCAGGCTGGGAGCCCATGG GAGTGATTGGTCTCATCTTGTCACCCACGTTCTCCTTCCTTGAGATGATGTGGAGGATTTGCCCTGCCTTGGCTGTGG GATCTTTGCACTGCCCACCTTTCCCAGGGTGCACTGTGGTGGTGCTGGTGCCCCCAGGCTCTCCAACACCCCTCCTCCTGGCCCAGCTGGCAGGGGAGCTAGGCTCCTTCCCAGGAATCCTCAACGTGATCAACGGCcctgcctccctgggccccaTCCTGGCCTCCCAGCCTGGAGTCCAGAAGGTGACCTTCTGTGGAGCCGTCGAG GAAGGACGTGTCCTTCGGCGGACCCTGGCGGGTCAGGGTGCTGAGCTGGGCCTGGCACTGGGGGCCGAGTCGCTGCTGGTGCTGACGGAGGCAGCGGACGTGGACTCGGCGGTGGAGGGCGTCGTGGATGCAGCCTGGTCCGACCGCAGCGCG GGGGGACTCCGGCTCCTCATCCAGGAGTCCGTATGGGACGAGACGATGAGGCGGCTTCAGGAGCGCATGGCACGGCTTCGGGGCGGTCGAGGGTTGGACGGCGCTGTGGACATGGGGGCTCGAGGGGCTGCCGCATATGACCTGGCCCAGCGCTACGTGCGCGAGGCCCAGAGTCAGGGCGCACAG gTGTTCCAGGCTGGCGATGTTCCCTCAGTCAGCCCATTCTTCCCCCCAACTTTGGTCTCTGacctgcccccagcctccccaTGTACCCAGGCAGAG GTGCCCTGGCCTGTGGTCGTGGCCTCCCCATTCCGCACAGCTAAGGAGGCACTGGCCGTGGCCAACGGGACGCCCCGAGGAGGCAGTGCCAGTGTGTGGAGCGAGAGACTAGGGCAGGCCTTGGAGCTGGGCTCTGG GCTCCGGGTGGGCACGGTCTGGATCAACGCCCACGGCCTTAGACACCCCGAAGTGCCCACAGGTGGCTGCAAGGAGAGTGGGTCTTCCTGGCACGGGGGCCCAGAC gGTCTGTATGAGTATCTGCGGCCCTCCGGGACCCCTGCCCGGCTGCCTTCCCTTTCTGAGAATCTGAACTATGACACCTTTGGCCTTGCTGTCCCCCTGACCCTACCATCTGGGCCTGAAATAGGACCCAG CCCAGCGGCCCCCTATGGGCTCTTCATCGGGGGCCGTTTCCAAGCTCCTGGGGCCCGGAGCTCCAGATGCATCCAGGATTCGAAAGGCAATCTCCATGCCTACGTGGCTGAGGGCGGAGCCAAGGATATCCGAGGTGCCGTGGAGGCCGCTCACCAGGCTGCCCCTGG CTGGGTGAGCCAGCCACCAGGAGCCCGGGCGTCCCTGCTGTGGGCCCTGGCATCTGCACTGGAGCGCCGGGAGCCTGCCCTCGCCTCGGCGCTGGAGAGGCACGGAGTGGAGCTCAAGAGCGCCAAGGTGGAGGTGGAGCTTAGCGCGAAGCGGCTGCGGGCGTGGGGGGCCCGCGCCCAGGCCCAAGGCCACCTCTTGCAG gtggcagagctgagaggCCCTGTGCTCCGGCTGCGGGAGCCGCTGGGCGTGCTGGCTATCGTGTGCCCTGATGAGTGGCCCCTGCTTGCCTTTGCGTCCCTGCTGGCCGCCGCCCTGGCCCATGGCAACACCGTGGTCTTGGTGCCCAGCGGGGTCTGCCCCATCCCCGCGTTGGAGGTCTGCCAG GATATGGCCACCTTGTTGCCAGCGGGCCTGGTGAATGTGGTGACTGGAGACCGGGACCACCTGACCCGCTGCCTGGCCTTGCACCAGGACGTCCAGGCCCTGTGGTATTTCGGATCTGCCCAG GGCTCCCAGTTTGTGGAGTGGGCCTCAGCAGGAAACCTGAAGCCGGTGTGGGTGAACAGGGGCCGCCCTCGGGCCTGGGATCAGGAAGCCCAGGGAGCAGGCCCAGAGCTGGGGCTGCGGGCAGCACGGACCAAGGCCCTGTGGCTGCCCATGGGCGACTGA
- the FLT3LG gene encoding fms-related tyrosine kinase 3 ligand isoform X2 — MIVLAPAWSPTTSLLLLLLLSPGLRGSPDCSFSHSPISSTFKVTIRKLSDYLLQDYPVTVASNLQDDELCGPFWHLVLAQRWMGRLKAVAGSQMQSLLEAVNTEIHFVTLCAFQDTSEQLAALKPWITRRNFSGCLELQCQPADSSTPLPPRSPRALEATALPAPQAPLLLLLLLLPVALLLMSAAWCLHWRRRRWRTPYPREQRKTLRPRERNHLPEDTEPGLGESQLETGSFLDHAAPLTLPPGWRQRQPPTPAPDPPIPLCTKSLSPGNCI; from the exons ATGATAGTGCTGGcgccagcctggagcccaact AcctccctgctgctgctgctactgctcaGCCCTGGCCTCCGCGGGTCCCCCGACTGTTCCTTCAGCCACAGCCCCATCTCCTCCACCTTCAAGGTCACCATCCGAAAGCTG TCTGATTACCTGCTTCAGGATTACCCAGTCACCGTCGCCTCCAACCTACAGGAC GACGAGCTCTGTGGGCCATTCTGGCACCTGGTCCTGGCCCAGCGCTGGATGGGTCGGCTCAAGGCTGTGGCTGGGTCCCAGATGCAAAGCCTGCTGGAGGCGGTCAACACCGAGATACATTTTGTCACCTTGTGTGCCTTCCAG GACACCTCCGAGCAGCTGGCGGCCTTGAAGCCCTGGATCACCCGCAGGaatttctcggggtgcctggagcTACAGTGTCAGCCCG cAGACTCCTCCACCCCACTGCCCCCAAGGAGCCCCAGGGCCTTGGAGGCCACAGCCCTGCCAGCCCCTCAGGCCCCTCTGCTGCTCCTCCTGCTGCTGTTGCCTGTGGCTCTCTTGCTGATGTCCGCTGCCTGGTGCCTGCACTGGCGAAGGAGGAGATGGAGAACGCCCTACCCCAGGGAGCAG AGgaagacactgaggcccagagagaggaatcACCTGCCCGAGGACACAGAGCCGGGACTCGGAGAAAGTCAGCTAGAGACTGGTTCCTTCCTCGACCACGCTGCCCCGCTCACTCTCCCCCCAGGATGGAGGCAACGCCAGCCCCCCACGCCAGCCCCAGACCCACCTATCCCCCTCTGTACAAAGTCCTTGTCCCCAGGAAATTGTATATAA
- the RPL13A gene encoding 60S ribosomal protein L13a isoform X1 yields the protein MAEAQVLVLDGRGHLLGRLAAIVAKQVLLGRKVVVVRCEGINISGNFYRNKLKYLAFLRKRMNTNPSRGPYHFRAPSRIFWRTVRGMLPHKTKRGQAALDRLKVFDGIPPPYDKKKRMVVPAALKVVRLKPTRKFAYLGRLAHEVGWKYQAVTATLEEKRKEKAKIHYRKKKQLVRLRKQAEKNVEGKINKYTEVLKTHGLLV from the exons ATGGCGGAGGCTCAG GTCCTGGTGCTCGATGGCAGAGGCCATCTCCTGGGCCGCCTGGCGGCCATTGTGGCCAAACAGGTGCTGCTGG gCCGGAAGGTCGTCGTCGTGCGCTGCGAGGGCATCAACATTTCTGGCAATTTCTACAGAAACAAGT TGAAGTACTTGGCCTTCCTCCGCAAGCGGATGAACACCAACCCATCCCGAGGCCCCTACCACTTCCGCGCGCCCAGCCGCATCTTCTGGCGGACGGTGCGAG GCATGCTGCCCCACAAGACCAAGCGAGGCCAGGCCGCCCTGGACCGCCTCAAGGTGTTTGATGGGATCCCGCCCCCCTACGACAAG AAAAAGCGGATGGTGGTTCCCGCCGCCCTCAAAGTTGTGCGGCTGAAGCCTACACGGAAG TTTGcttacctggggcgcctggctcacGAGGTTGGCTGGAAGTACCAGGCAGTAACGGCCACCCTGGAGGAGAAGCGGAAGGAGAAGGCCAAGATCCATTACCGGAAGAAGAAGCAGCTTGTG AGGCTACGGAAACAGGCCGAAAAGAACGTGGAGGGGAAAATCAACAAATACACAGAGGTCCTCAAGACCCACGGACTCCTGGTCTGA